A region of Streptomyces sp. NBC_01267 DNA encodes the following proteins:
- a CDS encoding FAD-binding oxidoreductase: MISRQTITHPFNRGNYTVGAPSFAKWAQNTPIGDGEAALQVNPVEVPETVIEALREAAHAVHTSRDEVVTRTRDWWAGSMIGETEGRPATTDAVIVEAADADQVAAVLRICHAAGIPVTPSAGRSNVTGAALPVFGGVVLDVCALNRITGFDAESNVVDVEAGMFGDLFEKQLQEEYGVTTGHWPSAFAVSTVGGWIACRGAGQLSTRYGKIEDMVIGVDVIHADGTRATYGDYARAAIGPDLRQLFVGSEGTLGVIVSARLRVHPLPEYANAVAYGFATFAEGLDACREIMQRGATPAVLRLYDKLESGTHFGHPDTNLLLIADEGDPTIVDASIKVASEVCAAFGPELDSKAVFERWLDERMLVGKSADGFTPGPGFVADTLEMAASWTDLPVIYDEVVAAIQSVPGTLAASAHQSHAYTDGACVYFSLRGEVAPESRRDWYRSVWDAANAVLIKHRAALSHHHGCGLLRGPYLEEALGAGFATFVAVKTALDPTGILNPGKLGLPSRFGTSPLN, from the coding sequence CGCCAAGTGGGCGCAGAACACCCCCATCGGCGACGGCGAGGCCGCGCTCCAGGTGAACCCGGTCGAGGTCCCCGAGACCGTGATCGAGGCGCTGCGTGAGGCCGCGCACGCGGTGCACACCTCCCGCGACGAGGTCGTCACCCGGACCCGCGACTGGTGGGCCGGCTCGATGATCGGCGAGACCGAGGGGCGCCCGGCGACCACGGACGCCGTGATCGTCGAGGCGGCCGACGCCGACCAGGTCGCGGCCGTGCTGCGGATCTGCCACGCGGCCGGCATCCCGGTCACCCCGTCCGCGGGCCGCTCCAACGTGACGGGCGCGGCGCTGCCGGTCTTCGGCGGTGTCGTCCTGGACGTCTGCGCGCTGAACCGGATCACCGGCTTCGACGCCGAGTCGAACGTGGTGGACGTCGAGGCGGGCATGTTCGGCGACCTCTTCGAGAAGCAGCTCCAGGAGGAGTACGGCGTCACGACCGGCCACTGGCCGTCGGCGTTCGCCGTCTCCACGGTCGGCGGCTGGATCGCCTGCCGCGGCGCCGGTCAGCTCTCCACCCGCTACGGCAAGATCGAGGACATGGTCATCGGCGTGGACGTGATCCACGCGGACGGCACCCGTGCCACGTACGGCGACTACGCCCGCGCGGCCATCGGCCCCGACCTGCGCCAGCTGTTCGTCGGCTCCGAGGGCACCCTCGGCGTCATCGTCTCGGCGCGGCTGCGCGTGCACCCGCTGCCGGAGTACGCCAACGCCGTCGCGTACGGCTTCGCGACCTTCGCCGAAGGCCTGGACGCCTGCCGCGAGATCATGCAGCGCGGCGCGACCCCGGCCGTACTGCGTCTGTACGACAAGCTGGAGTCGGGCACCCACTTCGGGCACCCGGACACCAACCTCCTGCTGATCGCCGACGAGGGCGACCCCACCATCGTCGACGCCTCGATCAAGGTGGCGTCCGAGGTGTGCGCGGCGTTCGGACCCGAGCTGGACAGCAAGGCGGTCTTCGAGCGCTGGCTGGACGAGCGGATGCTGGTCGGCAAGTCCGCGGACGGCTTCACGCCGGGCCCCGGCTTCGTCGCGGACACCCTGGAGATGGCCGCGTCCTGGACCGACCTCCCGGTGATCTACGACGAGGTGGTCGCCGCGATCCAGTCGGTGCCCGGCACCCTGGCGGCCTCGGCCCACCAGTCCCACGCGTACACCGACGGCGCCTGCGTCTACTTCTCGCTGCGCGGCGAGGTGGCGCCCGAGTCGCGCCGCGACTGGTACCGCTCGGTGTGGGACGCGGCCAACGCCGTGCTCATCAAGCACCGCGCGGCGCTCAGCCACCACCACGGCTGCGGTCTGCTGCGCGGTCCGTACCTGGAGGAGGCGCTCGGCGCGGGCTTCGCCACGTTCGTCGCGGTGAAGACGGCCCTCGACCCGACCGGGATTCTCAACCCTGGCAAACTGGGGCTTCCCAGCCGATTCGGTACGTCTCCGCTGAACTGA
- a CDS encoding glycerol-3-phosphate responsive antiterminator, whose translation MSSSPRPGAALDPRLAPAFAEVPVIASVVGAQPLRQFLTAPVKVCILASFAVGQLPQVVPALGRAGKTVFVNVDSSPGLAQDRGALEFIKNMGAHGVVSTRLSLIEKGRPLGLLTMMKVFVTDRSNLRRSTDAISRGAPDLVEIMPAPIIGRMSAQAQRAMSPSVAAGFVETPADVALALALGSVAAATSDPRLWHLRRDQLPPVPPSALKRPATPQE comes from the coding sequence ATGAGCTCCTCCCCCCGGCCCGGCGCCGCACTCGATCCCCGGCTCGCCCCGGCCTTCGCCGAGGTGCCGGTGATCGCGTCGGTCGTCGGCGCCCAGCCGCTGCGGCAGTTCCTGACCGCACCGGTCAAGGTGTGCATCCTCGCGTCGTTCGCCGTGGGGCAACTGCCCCAGGTCGTACCGGCGCTGGGCCGGGCGGGGAAGACCGTGTTCGTGAACGTCGACAGCAGCCCCGGTCTGGCACAGGACCGGGGCGCGCTGGAGTTCATCAAGAACATGGGCGCCCACGGCGTGGTGAGCACCCGGCTCTCCCTCATAGAGAAGGGCCGCCCGCTCGGCCTGCTGACGATGATGAAGGTCTTCGTCACCGACCGGTCCAACCTGCGCCGCTCCACCGACGCGATCTCCCGCGGGGCGCCCGACCTGGTCGAGATCATGCCCGCCCCGATCATCGGCCGGATGAGCGCGCAGGCCCAGCGCGCGATGTCCCCGTCGGTCGCCGCGGGCTTCGTGGAAACCCCCGCGGACGTGGCACTCGCGCTGGCCCTCGGGTCGGTGGCCGCCGCCACGTCCGATCCCCGCCTCTGGCACCTGCGCCGCGACCAGCTGCCGCCGGTCCCGCCGTCCGCCCTCAAGAGGCCCGCCACACCCCAGGAGTAA
- a CDS encoding putative quinol monooxygenase, translated as MTYVVIARYRTRPGAEQTVLALLDTMSAASRQEPGNLGYRVHQGTEDPRAVVLYEEYATEADFTAHCATPHFQEIVLGQVVPLLESRDVLRCAPRPEVTA; from the coding sequence ATGACGTACGTGGTCATAGCCCGCTACCGCACCCGGCCCGGCGCGGAACAGACCGTCCTCGCCCTCCTCGACACGATGTCCGCCGCCTCCCGCCAGGAGCCCGGCAACCTCGGCTACCGCGTCCACCAGGGCACCGAGGACCCGCGGGCGGTCGTGCTGTACGAGGAGTACGCGACCGAGGCCGACTTCACCGCCCACTGCGCCACCCCGCACTTCCAGGAGATCGTGCTCGGCCAGGTCGTGCCGCTCCTGGAGAGCCGCGACGTACTGCGCTGCGCCCCGCGTCCGGAGGTGACGGCGTGA
- a CDS encoding zinc-binding dehydrogenase produces the protein MKTRAVVLRDVSTARPYSGTRPVEVEELTLGGPREGEVLVRVTAASLCHSDLSVVNGDRVRPLPMALGHEAVGVVQETGPGVRRFSPGDHVALVFVPSCGFCGDCAAGRPALCAQAAAANGSGGLLHGPSLLRDSAGRTVHHQLGVSAFAELTVVAQESLVPIPKDVPFTVASMFGCAVLTGAGAVINTAALRPGQSAVVYGLGGVGLSAVLGARAAGAYPIIAVDPVEEKRALALQLGATHAYAPADALAAIRELTSGGPELAVEAVGSPKVMAECLTAVARGGRVVSVGLPAPDRVLEVPALAFAGEGKSLLGSYMGDAVPRRDIPRFLDLWRAGLMPVEKMHTGTLPLTGINDALEELASGRAIRQVLDTSGALGNEGAEGTEVATAPTGVATASAG, from the coding sequence GTGAAGACCCGCGCGGTGGTGCTGCGTGACGTGTCGACGGCGCGCCCCTACTCCGGGACCCGTCCCGTCGAGGTGGAGGAACTGACCCTGGGCGGTCCGCGCGAGGGCGAGGTCCTGGTCCGGGTGACCGCCGCCTCCCTCTGCCACTCCGACCTCTCGGTCGTCAACGGCGACCGGGTCCGCCCGCTCCCGATGGCCCTCGGCCACGAGGCGGTGGGCGTGGTCCAGGAGACCGGCCCCGGCGTGCGCCGGTTCTCCCCCGGCGACCACGTGGCGCTGGTGTTCGTCCCCAGCTGCGGCTTCTGCGGCGACTGCGCGGCGGGCCGCCCGGCGCTGTGCGCGCAGGCGGCGGCGGCCAACGGCTCGGGCGGCCTGCTGCACGGTCCGTCGCTCCTCCGGGACTCGGCCGGCCGGACGGTCCACCACCAGCTGGGGGTCTCCGCGTTCGCCGAACTCACCGTGGTGGCACAGGAGTCGCTGGTCCCGATCCCCAAGGACGTCCCGTTCACGGTCGCGTCGATGTTCGGCTGCGCGGTCCTGACGGGCGCGGGCGCGGTCATCAACACGGCGGCCCTGCGCCCCGGCCAGTCGGCGGTCGTCTACGGCCTCGGCGGTGTGGGCCTGTCCGCGGTGCTCGGCGCGCGGGCGGCGGGCGCCTACCCGATCATCGCGGTCGACCCGGTCGAGGAGAAGCGCGCCCTGGCGCTCCAGCTGGGCGCGACCCATGCGTACGCACCCGCCGACGCGCTCGCCGCGATCCGTGAACTGACCTCCGGCGGCCCCGAGTTGGCGGTGGAGGCGGTGGGCAGCCCCAAGGTCATGGCCGAGTGCCTGACCGCGGTGGCCCGGGGCGGCAGGGTCGTCTCGGTGGGTCTCCCGGCCCCCGACCGCGTACTGGAGGTGCCGGCCCTGGCCTTCGCGGGCGAGGGCAAGTCCCTGCTCGGCTCCTACATGGGCGACGCGGTGCCGCGCCGGGACATCCCCCGCTTCCTCGACCTGTGGCGCGCGGGCCTGATGCCGGTGGAGAAGATGCACACCGGGACGCTCCCGCTGACCGGCATCAACGACGCGCTGGAGGAGCTGGCCTCGGGCCGGGCGATCCGGCAGGTGCTGGACACGTCGGGGGCGCTGGGCAATGAAGGCGCTGAGGGCACTGAAGTAGCGACGGCGCCGACGGGAGTAGCAACGGCGTCGGCGGGCTGA
- a CDS encoding DUF488 domain-containing protein: MAENVGYHRIYDDTTPQDGTRVLVDRIWPRGIRKEDAHLDEWMREVAPSTELRKWYGHDPERYQEFRRRYLVELRDSEHQQAFERLGDLAGKGPVTLLTASRDLEHSQAAVLAERLSRKGRAGA, translated from the coding sequence ATGGCGGAGAACGTCGGCTATCACCGGATCTATGACGACACCACGCCGCAGGACGGCACCCGGGTGCTGGTGGACCGGATCTGGCCGCGTGGCATACGCAAAGAGGACGCCCATCTCGACGAGTGGATGCGCGAGGTCGCGCCGTCGACCGAGCTGCGCAAGTGGTACGGGCACGATCCGGAGCGGTATCAGGAGTTCCGGCGCCGCTACCTCGTCGAACTTCGCGACAGCGAACATCAGCAGGCGTTCGAGCGCCTCGGTGATCTCGCCGGGAAGGGGCCGGTGACCCTGCTGACCGCGAGCCGGGACCTGGAGCACAGTCAGGCCGCGGTCCTCGCCGAACGGCTCTCCCGCAAGGGCCGGGCCGGGGCCTGA
- a CDS encoding ROK family transcriptional regulator, producing the protein MAESAVPPARSRRPQRSLLQVPALERRPPERTKASTLDSRVHNRSLVLATLYHEGPRSRSEIARATRLTAPTISALVADLEEDGLVADIGPRQDGTRLGKPASLVRIEDDAVNLVVLDLSHNDRFSGAVLNLRGEAVERRDVPLGNALGRAAHELVLRLTAELVEAAPRRVLGIGVGSPGIIDDSGVIRLAAHLGWTDLPLAAELTEHFGIPAYVGNDVNLAALGVLHFRDARTQNLMVISIEHGVGAGLIVGGERVEGEQFAAGEIGHVTVDEDGELCMCGRRGCLDLAIDAGHLSRRLELAAEEEWPALRSEAGRALGAVLAPIISVLNLNEIVLTGPPELVDGEFLDAAREVVRARTLGPVNVALDIRSLAGDTDLTLLGGACLVLAAELGVL; encoded by the coding sequence ATGGCCGAATCCGCCGTCCCCCCTGCCAGGTCCCGCCGTCCGCAGCGCAGTCTGCTCCAGGTGCCTGCGCTGGAGCGGCGGCCTCCGGAGCGGACCAAGGCGAGCACGCTGGACAGCCGGGTGCACAACCGGTCGCTGGTGCTGGCGACGCTGTACCACGAGGGCCCCCGGAGCCGTTCGGAGATCGCACGGGCGACCCGGCTGACCGCGCCGACCATCTCCGCGCTGGTCGCGGACCTGGAGGAGGACGGGCTCGTCGCCGACATCGGCCCGCGCCAGGACGGCACCCGGCTCGGCAAGCCCGCGAGCCTCGTCCGGATCGAGGACGACGCGGTGAACCTCGTGGTGCTCGACCTGTCGCACAACGACCGGTTCAGCGGCGCGGTGCTCAACCTGCGGGGCGAGGCCGTCGAACGCCGGGACGTACCGCTCGGCAACGCCCTCGGCCGGGCGGCCCACGAACTGGTGCTCCGGCTCACCGCCGAACTGGTCGAGGCGGCGCCGCGCCGGGTCCTCGGGATCGGCGTCGGCTCGCCGGGCATCATCGACGACTCCGGGGTCATCCGTCTCGCCGCCCATCTCGGCTGGACGGACCTGCCGTTGGCGGCGGAGCTGACCGAGCACTTCGGCATCCCGGCGTACGTCGGCAACGACGTGAACCTCGCGGCGCTGGGGGTGCTGCACTTCCGGGACGCGCGGACCCAGAACCTCATGGTGATCTCGATCGAGCACGGTGTCGGCGCGGGGCTGATCGTCGGCGGCGAACGCGTCGAGGGAGAGCAGTTCGCGGCGGGCGAGATCGGGCACGTCACCGTCGACGAGGACGGCGAGCTGTGCATGTGCGGGCGGCGCGGCTGCCTCGATCTGGCCATCGACGCGGGCCACTTGAGCAGGCGCCTGGAGCTGGCGGCCGAGGAGGAGTGGCCCGCGCTCCGGTCGGAGGCGGGCCGGGCGCTCGGCGCCGTACTCGCCCCGATCATCAGCGTCCTGAACCTGAACGAGATCGTGCTGACCGGCCCGCCCGAACTGGTCGACGGCGAATTCCTGGACGCCGCACGGGAGGTCGTACGGGCGCGCACGCTCGGCCCGGTCAACGTCGCTCTCGACATCCGTTCCCTCGCCGGGGACACCGATCTGACCCTGCTCGGCGGTGCGTGTCTGGTGCTCGCCGCGGAGCTGGGGGTGCTGTGA
- a CDS encoding extracellular solute-binding protein, whose amino-acid sequence MKHSRFAAAGALGLASVLTLTGCHGSGTGGSGGGDQKVSAAKSTGKTLTVWVMQDDYSPESLAAMKKAFTEKTGAKVSMQTQSWDGIATKLTTALATDTPPDVLDLGNTQVASYASSGGLMDLTSYAKDLKQGQKWLPGLEDPSTVDGRLYAVPGFAAARAVIYNKTMWAKAGVKQAPKTYEELTAALTKVRTANKASDFSPFYLPGQHWATGLQFVWDAGGEIATRKGDKWTGGFGTAKGQAGLAAFKKFQNAYSSPASRTADPQNPDQLQVFADGKAGAITATSGQIAQIEKANPKLTDADLGSFPLPGASGHAQPVMLGGAVWGVAAKSKHQDLALQWMKIAASPAVQDTWIVGHDGWNPNSAEANEKAMGKAAPLKKGFFEAALNSRATPASPKWAALEADKSVNQLFSAVASGKKSPADAAGIFDAAVDKALNATG is encoded by the coding sequence ATGAAACACTCACGGTTCGCCGCGGCCGGCGCCCTCGGACTGGCTTCGGTTCTCACCCTGACCGGCTGCCACGGCTCCGGAACGGGCGGCTCCGGCGGCGGGGATCAGAAGGTCTCCGCCGCGAAGAGCACGGGCAAGACCCTCACCGTCTGGGTCATGCAGGACGACTACTCCCCCGAGTCGCTCGCGGCGATGAAGAAGGCGTTCACCGAGAAGACCGGCGCCAAGGTCAGCATGCAGACGCAGAGTTGGGACGGCATCGCCACCAAACTCACCACGGCGCTGGCCACCGACACCCCGCCGGACGTGCTGGACCTCGGCAACACCCAGGTCGCGAGCTACGCCTCCAGCGGTGGCCTGATGGACCTGACCTCGTACGCCAAGGACCTCAAGCAGGGCCAGAAATGGCTCCCCGGCCTGGAGGACCCCTCCACCGTCGACGGCAGGCTGTACGCCGTGCCGGGCTTCGCCGCCGCGCGCGCCGTGATCTACAACAAGACGATGTGGGCGAAGGCCGGCGTCAAGCAGGCGCCGAAGACCTACGAGGAACTGACCGCGGCCCTGACGAAGGTCAGGACGGCCAACAAGGCCTCCGACTTCTCGCCGTTCTACCTGCCCGGCCAGCACTGGGCCACCGGGCTGCAGTTCGTCTGGGACGCGGGGGGCGAGATAGCCACCCGGAAGGGCGACAAGTGGACGGGCGGCTTCGGTACCGCCAAGGGGCAGGCCGGTCTCGCCGCGTTCAAGAAGTTCCAGAACGCGTACTCGTCGCCCGCCTCCCGTACCGCCGACCCGCAGAACCCCGACCAGCTCCAGGTCTTCGCCGACGGCAAGGCGGGCGCCATCACCGCGACCAGCGGGCAGATCGCCCAGATCGAGAAGGCCAACCCCAAGCTCACGGACGCCGACCTGGGGTCGTTCCCGCTGCCGGGCGCCTCCGGCCACGCACAGCCGGTGATGCTGGGCGGCGCCGTGTGGGGCGTGGCGGCCAAGAGCAAGCACCAGGACCTGGCTCTCCAGTGGATGAAGATCGCCGCGAGCCCGGCCGTCCAGGACACGTGGATCGTCGGACACGACGGCTGGAACCCGAACAGCGCCGAGGCGAACGAGAAGGCCATGGGCAAGGCCGCCCCGCTCAAGAAGGGCTTCTTCGAGGCCGCGCTGAACTCCCGGGCCACCCCGGCCAGCCCGAAGTGGGCGGCGCTGGAGGCGGACAAGTCCGTCAACCAGCTGTTCTCGGCGGTCGCTTCCGGCAAGAAGTCCCCGGCGGACGCGGCCGGGATCTTCGACGCGGCGGTGGACAAGGCCCTCAATGCGACCGGCTGA
- a CDS encoding carbohydrate ABC transporter permease — MRPADGAGRTRTPGARDLLTEDRDPAERKSERKSARTSKRKPRHEPGREPDAEAPATARTGRPGERPVKPRRQWAVVWLLTPAGLVMAAFSVAPVLFLIFTSFTDYNQRTLFTGEFNMVGTQQYADMFSDPEFWKSLVRSVLFTVAMVAGSIVIGMGVAQLLTRLRTAMRMTVTVVLIFAWAMPNVASSLVWKWLFQPGYGVVNWLLTQVHVFGDMTNTDWGQNASLAYVSIWLLVVWQAVPFIALTLYAGLTQMPVELPEAARLDGAGEWRVWWSVTLPFLRPTLLLVTIMSVIWDFNVFNQIWLVSAGGPDSATSTLGIFAYKTAFVSFRIGQGAALSVITTAILLGITAVYIRNLLRSGEDL, encoded by the coding sequence ATGCGACCGGCTGACGGAGCGGGCCGCACCCGCACGCCGGGCGCCCGCGACCTGCTCACCGAGGACCGGGACCCCGCAGAACGTAAGTCGGAACGCAAGTCGGCACGTACGTCGAAACGCAAGCCCCGCCACGAGCCGGGCCGGGAGCCGGATGCGGAAGCGCCCGCCACGGCTCGTACCGGACGGCCCGGAGAGCGGCCGGTGAAGCCCCGCCGGCAGTGGGCGGTGGTGTGGCTGCTCACGCCCGCCGGGCTGGTGATGGCCGCCTTCAGCGTGGCGCCCGTACTGTTCCTGATCTTCACCTCGTTCACGGACTACAACCAACGCACCCTGTTCACCGGCGAGTTCAACATGGTCGGCACCCAGCAGTACGCCGACATGTTCTCCGACCCGGAGTTCTGGAAGTCGCTGGTGCGCAGCGTGCTGTTCACCGTGGCCATGGTCGCGGGCAGCATCGTGATCGGCATGGGTGTGGCCCAGCTCCTCACCCGGTTGCGCACCGCGATGCGGATGACGGTGACGGTCGTCCTGATCTTCGCCTGGGCCATGCCGAACGTCGCCTCCTCCCTGGTGTGGAAGTGGCTGTTCCAGCCCGGCTACGGGGTCGTCAACTGGCTGCTCACCCAGGTGCACGTGTTCGGCGACATGACCAACACCGACTGGGGGCAGAACGCCTCGCTCGCGTACGTGTCGATCTGGCTGCTGGTGGTGTGGCAGGCGGTGCCGTTCATCGCGCTGACCCTGTACGCGGGGCTCACGCAGATGCCCGTGGAGCTGCCCGAGGCCGCGCGGCTGGACGGGGCGGGCGAGTGGCGGGTGTGGTGGTCGGTGACGCTGCCGTTCCTGCGCCCGACCCTGCTGCTCGTCACGATCATGTCGGTGATCTGGGACTTCAACGTCTTCAACCAGATCTGGCTGGTCTCCGCGGGCGGCCCCGACTCGGCGACGAGCACGCTGGGGATCTTCGCGTACAAGACGGCGTTCGTATCGTTCCGGATCGGTCAGGGCGCGGCCCTGTCGGTCATCACCACCGCAATCCTGCTGGGGATCACCGCTGTGTACATCCGCAACCTGCTGCGCTCGGGGGAGGATCTGTGA
- a CDS encoding carbohydrate ABC transporter permease: protein MSGRTGNRVKNRRYRAGSPRGGRLNNTLAVAFCLVWIFPVYWMVNTAFKPRSEAMTPTPHFWPHSPTLRNFDVAINQTSFLTSLRNSLIVVGGAVLLAVVLGTFAAAALSRFRFRGRRTLMVAILIVQMLPITALLIPTFLIFNELGLLGTYIGLVFAYVATVLPFSIWVMRGFFLTVPAEVEEAARLDGATTWQTLTRILFPLVAPGVIASSIFAFITAWNDYLVAYTFMKDQDHYTLPVWLASFSTPVTGTDFGGQMAGSVIFSLPVVVFFLIIQRKLVSGMSAGAVKG, encoded by the coding sequence GTGAGCGGCCGTACGGGAAACCGCGTGAAGAACCGCCGCTACCGGGCGGGGAGCCCCCGGGGCGGCCGGCTGAACAACACCCTCGCCGTCGCCTTCTGCCTCGTGTGGATCTTCCCCGTCTACTGGATGGTCAACACGGCGTTCAAGCCCCGCTCCGAGGCGATGACGCCGACCCCGCACTTCTGGCCGCACTCCCCCACGCTGCGCAACTTCGACGTGGCGATCAACCAGACCAGCTTCCTGACCAGCCTGCGCAACAGCCTGATCGTGGTGGGCGGCGCGGTGCTGCTGGCCGTGGTCCTGGGGACGTTCGCCGCGGCGGCGCTGTCCCGGTTCCGCTTCCGCGGCAGGCGCACCCTCATGGTGGCCATCCTGATCGTGCAGATGCTGCCGATCACGGCGCTGCTCATCCCGACCTTCCTGATCTTCAACGAACTCGGGCTGCTGGGCACCTACATCGGGCTGGTCTTCGCATACGTGGCCACCGTGCTGCCGTTCTCGATCTGGGTCATGCGCGGGTTCTTCCTCACCGTCCCGGCCGAGGTCGAGGAGGCCGCGCGGCTCGACGGCGCCACCACCTGGCAGACCCTGACCCGGATCCTCTTCCCGCTGGTCGCGCCGGGCGTGATCGCGTCCAGCATCTTCGCGTTCATCACGGCGTGGAACGACTACCTGGTCGCCTACACGTTCATGAAGGACCAGGACCACTACACGCTGCCGGTCTGGCTGGCGTCGTTCAGCACCCCGGTCACCGGCACCGACTTCGGCGGCCAGATGGCCGGTTCGGTGATCTTCTCCCTGCCGGTGGTCGTCTTCTTCCTGATCATCCAACGCAAATTGGTGTCCGGCATGTCCGCCGGCGCCGTGAAGGGATGA
- a CDS encoding beta-N-acetylhexosaminidase, producing the protein MTRTMLLPRPASASSGDGSFPLDPSTRITAPGELAPTAHWLQSVLRPATGLPLPVTGVAGPAPGSPALALTLDPALPAEGYRLTCGPDGVALAGGDAAGVFYGCQALRQLLPPQVYRAAPVAGVRWAVPYGTVEDAPRFRWRGAMLDVARHFMPKHDVLRFLDLLAMHRLNTLHLHLTDDQGWRVEILRHPRLTEVGSWRRESQLGAAPDAPDNGRPHGGYYTQDDLREIVAYAAQRHITVVPEIDVPGHSQAAIAAYPELGVRGEQLETSPRWGINTNILNAEESTVDFFLGVFDEVMDLFPAPFIGIGGDECPKDQWDTDPRTQELMRERGLGGSKELQAWFLGRIGAHVAARGRRVFGWDEILEGEVPEGVAVASWRGMTGARTAARRGYDVISCPDDQVYLDYRQSELDSEPIPFAVPLTLADAYRFDPVPDGLTEQETARILGGQANIWTEHMDSPRTVDYYVFPRLCAIAEALWSGGERDFDDFRVRLRAHLARLDALGVEYRREDGPLPWQSRPGVPGKPATRTEWAELIDGLVATIRT; encoded by the coding sequence ATGACCCGCACCATGCTCCTTCCCCGCCCCGCTTCGGCCTCGTCCGGCGACGGCTCGTTCCCGCTGGACCCGTCCACCCGGATCACCGCGCCCGGCGAACTGGCGCCGACCGCCCACTGGCTCCAGTCGGTCCTGCGTCCGGCGACCGGCCTGCCGCTGCCGGTGACCGGCGTGGCCGGCCCCGCCCCCGGCAGCCCCGCCCTGGCACTGACCCTGGATCCGGCCCTCCCCGCCGAGGGATACCGCCTGACCTGCGGCCCGGACGGAGTCGCCCTCGCGGGTGGCGACGCGGCGGGCGTCTTCTACGGCTGCCAGGCGCTCCGCCAGCTGCTGCCCCCGCAGGTCTACCGCGCGGCCCCGGTGGCCGGGGTGCGCTGGGCGGTGCCGTACGGGACCGTCGAGGACGCCCCGCGGTTCCGCTGGCGCGGCGCGATGCTGGACGTGGCCCGGCACTTCATGCCCAAGCACGACGTACTGCGCTTCCTCGACCTGCTGGCGATGCACCGCCTCAACACGCTCCATCTGCACCTGACCGACGACCAGGGCTGGCGGGTGGAGATCCTGCGCCACCCCCGGCTGACCGAGGTGGGCTCCTGGCGCCGCGAGTCCCAGCTCGGCGCCGCACCGGACGCCCCCGACAACGGCCGCCCGCACGGCGGTTACTACACCCAGGACGACCTGCGCGAGATCGTCGCGTACGCCGCCCAGCGGCACATCACCGTCGTGCCGGAGATCGACGTACCGGGCCACTCGCAGGCCGCCATCGCCGCCTACCCCGAACTGGGCGTACGGGGCGAACAGTTGGAGACGAGCCCGCGGTGGGGCATCAACACGAACATCCTGAACGCCGAGGAGTCGACGGTCGACTTCTTCCTCGGGGTGTTCGACGAGGTGATGGACCTCTTCCCGGCCCCGTTCATCGGGATCGGCGGCGACGAGTGCCCCAAGGACCAGTGGGACACCGACCCGCGCACCCAGGAGCTGATGCGTGAGCGGGGGCTCGGCGGTTCGAAGGAGCTCCAGGCGTGGTTCCTCGGCCGGATCGGCGCGCATGTCGCCGCGCGCGGGCGCCGGGTGTTCGGGTGGGACGAGATCCTGGAGGGGGAGGTTCCCGAGGGAGTGGCCGTCGCCTCCTGGCGCGGCATGACCGGTGCCCGTACGGCGGCGCGCCGGGGGTACGACGTGATCTCCTGCCCCGACGACCAGGTGTACCTGGACTACCGGCAGTCGGAGCTGGACAGCGAGCCGATCCCGTTCGCGGTGCCGCTGACGCTCGCGGACGCGTACCGCTTCGACCCGGTCCCCGACGGGCTCACCGAGCAGGAGACGGCCCGGATCCTGGGCGGGCAGGCCAACATCTGGACCGAGCACATGGATTCGCCCCGGACCGTCGACTACTACGTCTTCCCGCGCCTGTGCGCGATCGCGGAGGCGCTGTGGAGCGGGGGCGAGCGCGACTTCGACGACTTCCGGGTACGGCTGCGCGCCCACCTGGCCCGGCTCGACGCGCTCGGCGTCGAGTACCGGCGGGAGGACGGCCCGCTGCCCTGGCAGAGCCGGCCGGGCGTCCCCGGCAAACCGGCCACGCGCACCGAGTGGGCCGAGCTCATCGACGGGCTCGTGGCCACCATCAGGACCTGA